A stretch of the Macaca mulatta isolate MMU2019108-1 chromosome 16, T2T-MMU8v2.0, whole genome shotgun sequence genome encodes the following:
- the GPATCH8 gene encoding G patch domain-containing protein 8 isoform X7, producing the protein MGMGRMEMELDYAEDATERRRVLEVEKEDTEELRQKYKDYVDKEKAIAKALEDLRANFYCELCDKQYQKHQEFDNHINSYDHAHKQRLKDLKQREFARNVSSRSRKDEKKQEKALRRLHELAEQRKQAECAPGSGPMFKPTTVAVDEEGGEDDKDESATNSGTGATVSCGLGSEFSTDKGGPFTAVQITNTTGLAQAPGLASQGISFGIKNNLGTPLQKLGVSFSFAKKAPVKLESIASVFKDHAEEGTSEDGTKPDEKGSDQGLQKVGDSDGSSNLDGKKEDEDPQDGGSLASTLSKLKRMKREEGAGATEPEYYHYIPPAHCKVKPNFPFLLFMRASEQMEGDNSTHPKNAPESKKGSSPKPKSCIKAAASQGAEKTVSEVSEQPKETSMTEPSEPGSKPEAKKALGGDVSDQSLESHSQKVSETQTCESNSSKETSLATPAGKESQEGPKHPTGPFFPVLSKDESTALQWPSELLIFTKAEPSISYSCNPLYFDFKLSRNKDARTKGTEKPKDIGSSSKDHLQGLDPGEPNKNKEVGGEKIVRSSGGRMDAPASGSACSSLNKQEPGGSHGSETEDTGRSLPSKKERSGKSHRHKKKKKHKKSSKHKRKHKGDTEEKSSKAELGEKSKKRKKRKRKKNKSSAPADSERGPKPEPPGSGSPAPPRRRRRAQDDSQRRSLPAEEGSSGKKEEGGGGSSSQDHSGRKHKGELPPSSCQRRAGTKRSSRSSHRSQPSSGDEDSDDASSHRLHQKSPSQYSEEEEEDSGSEHSRSRSRSGRRHSSHRSSRRSYSSSSDASSDQSCYSRQHSYSDDSYSDYSDRSRRHSKRSHDSDDSDYASSKHRSKRHKYSSSDDDYSLSCSQSRSRSRSHTRERSRSRGRSRSSSCSRSRSKRRSRSTTAHSWQRSRSYSRDRSRSTRSPSQRSGSRKGSWGHESPEERHSGRRDFIRSKIYRSQSPHYFRSGRGEGPGKKDDGRGDDSKATGPPSQNSNIGTGRGSESDCSPEDKNSVTAKLLLEKIQSRKVERKPSVSEEVQATPNKAGPKLKDPPQGYFGPKLPPSLGNKPVLPLIGKLPATRKPNKKCEESGLERGEEQEQSETEEGPSGSSDALFGHQFPSEETTGPLLDPPPEEPKSEEATADHPVAPLGTPAHTDCYPGDPTISHNYLPDPSDGDTLESLDSSSQPGPVESSLLPIAPDLEHFPSYAPPSGDPSIESTDGAEDASLAPLESQPITFTPEEMEKYSKLQQAAQQHIQQQLLAKQVKAFPASAALAPATPALQPIHIQQPATASATSITTVQHAILQHHAAAAAAAIGIHPHPHPQPLAQVHHIPQPHLTPISLSHLTHSIIPGHPATFLASHPIHIIPASAIHPGPFTFHPVPHAALYPTLLAPRPAAAAATALHLHPLLHPIFSGQDLQHPPSHGT; encoded by the exons AGATTAAAAGATCTCAAGCAGAGAGAGTTTGCTCGAAATGTCTCTTCAAGATCCCGCAAGGAtgagaaaaaacaggaaaaagcccTTCGGCGGCTCCATGAGTTGGCAGAGCAGAGAAAACAAGCTGAATG TGCACCTGGAAGTGGTCCCATGTTCAAACCAACCACAGTGGCTGTAGATGAAGAAGGTGGAGAAGATGATAAAGATGAATCAGCTACAAATAGTGGCACAGGTGCCACTGTTTCTTGTGGCCTGGGATCTGAATTTTCCACAGATAAAGGAGGCCCTTTCACTGCAGTACAAATCACTAATACCACTGGACTGGCCCAGGCTCCTGGGTTAGCCTCCCAAGGCATCAGCTTTGGCATTAAGAATAATCTGGGGACCCCATTGCAAAAATTGGGAGTGTCATTTTCTTTTGCCAAGAAGGCTCCTGTCAAACTCGAATCAATAGCATCAGTTTTCAAGGACCACGCGGAGGAAGGGACCTCTGAAGATGGAACAAAACCTGATGAGAAGGGTTCTGACCAAGGACTGCAGAAGGTAGGAGACTCTGATGGGAGCAGTAATCTTGATGGTAAAAAGGAGGATGAAGACCCTCAGGATGGAGGGTCCCTTGCCTCAACATTATCCAAATTAAAAAGGATGAAGCGAGAAGAAGGAGCTGGGGCTACGGAGCCGGAATATTACCACTACATCCCCCCAGCACACTgcaaagtaaaacctaattttccCTTCCTACTTTTTATGAGAGCCAGTGAGCAAATGGAAGGTGATAATAGTACACACCCAAAGAATGCCCCAGAGAGTAAAAAAGGCAGTTCTCCCAAGCCTAAAAGCTGCATCAAGGCGGCAGCAAGCCAAGGAGCAGAAAAGACAGTTAGTGAAGTCTCTGAGCAGCCGAAGGAAACCAGCATGACCGAGCCCTCAGAACCAGGAAGCAAACCTGAGGCAAAGAAGGCCTTAGGAGGGGATGTAAGTGATCAGAGTTTAGAGAGTCATAGTCAGAAGGTTTCAGAGACCCAAACGTGTGAGTCCAACTCTTCTAAAGAAACCTCTCTGGCCACCCCAGCAGGGAAAGAAAGCCAAGAAGGACCCAAACATCCTACTGGTCCCTTCTTCCCAGTTTTGAGCAAAGATGAAAGCACTGCCCTCCAGTGGCCATCAGAACTATTAATTTTCACCAAGGCAGAACCCTCCATTTCATACAGTTGTAACCCTTTATATTTTGACTTTAAACTTTCAAGGAACAAAGATGCCAGAACTAAAGGGACAGAAAAACCAAAGGATATAGGAAGCTCCTCAAAGGACCATCTCCAAGGCCTAGATCCTGGTGAGCCaaataaaaacaaggaagtgGGCGGAGAGAAAATAGTACGTTCCTCAGGAGGCAGAATGGACGCACCTGCTTCAGGGTCTGCCTGTAGTAGCCTGAACAAGCAGGAGCCTGGGGGTAGCCATGGGTCTGAGacagaagacacagggagaagccTTCCCAGCAAGAAAGAACGATCTGGGAAGTCCCACcggcacaaaaagaaaaagaagcacaaAAAATCCAGCAAACACAAACGTAAACACAAGGGTGACACAGAAGAGAAAAGCTCTAAGGCAGAGTTGGGGGAGAAGTCTAAGAAGCGCAAGAAACGAAAACGAAAGAAGAATAAGTCATCAGCCCCAGCAGATTCTGAACGAGGACCCAAACCAGAACCCCCTGGGAGTGGCAGTCCTGCACCTCCAAGAAGGCGGCGACGAGCTCAAGATGACTCCCAGCGGAGATCCCTCCCAGCTGAAGAGGGGAGCAGTGGCAAAAAGGAGGAAGGTGGGGGTGGTAGCAGCTCCCAAGACCATAGTGGGAGGAAACACAAAGGTGAACTTCCGCCTTCATCCTGCCAGCGAAGAGCAGGCACCAAACGGAGCAGCCGGTCTAGCCATCGGAGCCAACCCAGTAGTGGAGATGAGGATAGTGATGATGCTTCCTCACACCGACTGCACCAGAAGTCTCCATCCCAGTACagtgaggaagaagaagaagattcaGGCAGTGAGCATTCCCGCAGCCGCTCAAGGTCAGGCCGGCGCCATTCCTCACATCGTTCTTCCCGGCGTTCTTACTCAAGTAGCTCAGATGCCTCTTCAGACCAGAGCTGCTATAGTAGACAGCACAGTTACTCAGATGACAGCTACAGTGACTACAGCGACAGATCACGAAGGCACTCCAAGCGCTCCCACGACTCGGATGACTCAGACTATGCCAGCTCCAAACATCGATCAAAACGGCACAAATACTCATCTTCTGACGATGACTATAGCCTCAGTTGCAGCCAGTCCCGAAGCCGATCTCGGAGTCATACCAGAGAGCGCTCAAGATCCCGGGGCCGCAGCCGAAGCAGCAGTTGTAGTCGTAGTCGGAGCAAGCGGAGAAGCCGTAGCACCACAGCCCACAGCTGGCAACGGAGCCGGAGCTATAGCCGGGACCGCAGTCGCAGCACCAGGAGCCCTTCCCAAAGATCAGGCTCCAGGAAGGGATCATGGGGTCATGAGAGCCCTGAGGAGAGGCATTCTGGGCGTCGGGACTTCATTCGTTCTAAGATCTACCGCTCCCAGTCCCCCCACTATTTCCGATCAGGCCGGGGAGAAGGTCCTGGGAAGAAAGATGATGGCAGAGGAGATGACAGTAAAGCAACAGGTCCACCTTCCCAGAACAGCAACATTGGCACAGGAAGAGGGTCAGAAAGTGACTGCAGTCCTGAAGACAAGAACTCTGTTACTGCCAAACTGCTACTGGAGAAGATTCAGTCAAGGAAAGTGGAGAGGAAACCTAGTGTGAGTGAGGAGGTGCAGGCCACCCCTAATAAAGCTGGGCCCAAGCTCAAGGACCCCCCACAAGGTTACTTTGGGCCCAAGCTCCCCCCATCTCTTGGCAATAAGCCTGTCCTTCCACTGATAGGGAAGCTCCCAGCTACCCGAAAGCCCAATAAGAAATGCGAAGAGTCTGGCTTGGAAAGGGGGGAAGAGCAAGAACAGTCAGAGACAGAAGAGGGGCCCTCAGGGAGTAGTGATGCCCTATTTGGGCATCAGTTCCCTTCAGAGGAAACAACTGGCCCCTTATTAGACCCACCCCCAGAAGAGCCAAAGTCTGAAGAAGCTACTGCTGATCACCCTGTGGCTCCACTAGGCACCCCAGCACACACTGACTGCTACCCTGGGGACCCAACCATCTCCCATAACTACCTCCCCGACCCCAGTGATGGGGACACCCTGGAGTCCCTGGATAGCAGCAGTCAACCAGGCCCTGTGGAATCCAGCTTGCTGCCGATAGCACCAGACCTTGAGCATTTCCCCAGTTATGCACCTCCCAGTGGGGATCCTAGTATTGAGTCAACAGATGGGGCTGAGGATGCTTCACTGGCCCCCCTGGAGAGCCAGCCCATCACCTTCACCCCTGAGGAGATGGAGAAGTACAGCAAGCTCCAGCAGGCTGCTCAGCAACACATCCAGCAGCAGCTTCTGGCCAAGCAAGTAAAGGCCTTTCCAGCCTCAGCTGCCCTGGCCCCAGCCACACCAGCCCTGCAACCTATCCACATTCAGCAGCCAGCTACAGCCTCTGCCACCTCCATCACAACTGTTCAGCATGCCATCCTACAACATCATGCTGCCGCAGCTGCTGCCGCCATTGGCattcacccccacccccatccccaaccaCTTGCCCAGGTGCATCATATTCCCCAGCCCCATCTGACCCCCATTTCCTTGTCCCACCTCACTCACTCAATCATCCCTGGCCACCCTGCCACCTTTCTCGCTAGCCATCCCATCCACATCATTCCCGCCTCAGCCATCCATCCTGGGCCTTTCACCTTTCATCCCGTCCCACATGCTGCCCTCTACCCCACCCTACTTGCCCCACGGCCTGCTGCAGCAgctgccactgccctccacctTCACCCACTACTTCACCCCATCTTCTCAGGTCAGGACCTGCAACATCCTCCCAGCCATGGCACATGA
- the GPATCH8 gene encoding G patch domain-containing protein 8 isoform X6 has product MGMGRMEMELDYAEDATERRRVLEVEKEDTEELRQKYKDYVDKEKAIAKALEDLRANFYCELCDKQYQKHQEFDNHINSYDHAHKQEGTQDYYESEIIADVLKANPSNLGAQITRRLKDLKQREFARNVSSRSRKDEKKQEKALRRLHELAEQRKQAECAPGSGPMFKPTTVAVDEEGGEDDKDESATNSGTGATVSCGLGSEFSTDKGGPFTAVQITNTTGLAQAPGLASQGISFGIKNNLGTPLQKLGVSFSFAKKAPVKLESIASVFKDHAEEGTSEDGTKPDEKGSDQGLQKVGDSDGSSNLDGKKEDEDPQDGGSLASTLSKLKRMKREEGAGATEPEYYHYIPPAHCKVKPNFPFLLFMRASEQMEGDNSTHPKNAPESKKGSSPKPKSCIKAAASQGAEKTVSEVSEQPKETSMTEPSEPGSKPEAKKALGGDVSDQSLESHSQKVSETQTCESNSSKETSLATPAGKESQEGPKHPTGPFFPVLSKDESTALQWPSELLIFTKAEPSISYSCNPLYFDFKLSRNKDARTKGTEKPKDIGSSSKDHLQGLDPGEPNKNKEVGGEKIVRSSGGRMDAPASGSACSSLNKQEPGGSHGSETEDTGRSLPSKKERSGKSHRHKKKKKHKKSSKHKRKHKGDTEEKSSKAELGEKSKKRKKRKRKKNKSSAPADSERGPKPEPPGSGSPAPPRRRRRAQDDSQRRSLPAEEGSSGKKEEGGGGSSSQDHSGRKHKGELPPSSCQRRAGTKRSSRSSHRSQPSSGDEDSDDASSHRLHQKSPSQYSEEEEEDSGSEHSRSRSRSGRRHSSHRSSRRSYSSSSDASSDQSCYSRQHSYSDDSYSDYSDRSRRHSKRSHDSDDSDYASSKHRSKRHKYSSSDDDYSLSCSQSRSRSRSHTRERSRSRGRSRSSSCSRSRSKRRSRSTTAHSWQRSRSYSRDRSRSTRSPSQRSGSRKGSWGHESPEERHSGRRDFIRSKIYRSQSPHYFRSGRGEGPGKKDDGRGDDSKATGPPSQNSNIGTGRGSESDCSPEDKNSVTAKLLLEKIQSRKVERKPSVSEEVQATPNKAGPKLKDPPQGYFGPKLPPSLGNKPVLPLIGKLPATRKPNKKCEESGLERGEEQEQSETEEGPSGSSDALFGHQFPSEETTGPLLDPPPEEPKSEEATADHPVAPLGTPAHTDCYPGDPTISHNYLPDPSDGDTLESLDSSSQPGPVESSLLPIAPDLEHFPSYAPPSGDPSIESTDGAEDASLAPLESQPITFTPEEMEKYSKLQQAAQQHIQQQLLAKQVKAFPASAALAPATPALQPIHIQQPATASATSITTVQHAILQHHAAAAAAAIGIHPHPHPQPLAQVHHIPQPHLTPISLSHLTHSIIPGHPATFLASHPIHIIPASAIHPGPFTFHPVPHAALYPTLLAPRPAAAAATALHLHPLLHPIFSGQDLQHPPSHGT; this is encoded by the exons CTGATGTATTGAAAGCAAATCCTTCTAATTTGGGAGCCCAGATCACAAGA AGATTAAAAGATCTCAAGCAGAGAGAGTTTGCTCGAAATGTCTCTTCAAGATCCCGCAAGGAtgagaaaaaacaggaaaaagcccTTCGGCGGCTCCATGAGTTGGCAGAGCAGAGAAAACAAGCTGAATG TGCACCTGGAAGTGGTCCCATGTTCAAACCAACCACAGTGGCTGTAGATGAAGAAGGTGGAGAAGATGATAAAGATGAATCAGCTACAAATAGTGGCACAGGTGCCACTGTTTCTTGTGGCCTGGGATCTGAATTTTCCACAGATAAAGGAGGCCCTTTCACTGCAGTACAAATCACTAATACCACTGGACTGGCCCAGGCTCCTGGGTTAGCCTCCCAAGGCATCAGCTTTGGCATTAAGAATAATCTGGGGACCCCATTGCAAAAATTGGGAGTGTCATTTTCTTTTGCCAAGAAGGCTCCTGTCAAACTCGAATCAATAGCATCAGTTTTCAAGGACCACGCGGAGGAAGGGACCTCTGAAGATGGAACAAAACCTGATGAGAAGGGTTCTGACCAAGGACTGCAGAAGGTAGGAGACTCTGATGGGAGCAGTAATCTTGATGGTAAAAAGGAGGATGAAGACCCTCAGGATGGAGGGTCCCTTGCCTCAACATTATCCAAATTAAAAAGGATGAAGCGAGAAGAAGGAGCTGGGGCTACGGAGCCGGAATATTACCACTACATCCCCCCAGCACACTgcaaagtaaaacctaattttccCTTCCTACTTTTTATGAGAGCCAGTGAGCAAATGGAAGGTGATAATAGTACACACCCAAAGAATGCCCCAGAGAGTAAAAAAGGCAGTTCTCCCAAGCCTAAAAGCTGCATCAAGGCGGCAGCAAGCCAAGGAGCAGAAAAGACAGTTAGTGAAGTCTCTGAGCAGCCGAAGGAAACCAGCATGACCGAGCCCTCAGAACCAGGAAGCAAACCTGAGGCAAAGAAGGCCTTAGGAGGGGATGTAAGTGATCAGAGTTTAGAGAGTCATAGTCAGAAGGTTTCAGAGACCCAAACGTGTGAGTCCAACTCTTCTAAAGAAACCTCTCTGGCCACCCCAGCAGGGAAAGAAAGCCAAGAAGGACCCAAACATCCTACTGGTCCCTTCTTCCCAGTTTTGAGCAAAGATGAAAGCACTGCCCTCCAGTGGCCATCAGAACTATTAATTTTCACCAAGGCAGAACCCTCCATTTCATACAGTTGTAACCCTTTATATTTTGACTTTAAACTTTCAAGGAACAAAGATGCCAGAACTAAAGGGACAGAAAAACCAAAGGATATAGGAAGCTCCTCAAAGGACCATCTCCAAGGCCTAGATCCTGGTGAGCCaaataaaaacaaggaagtgGGCGGAGAGAAAATAGTACGTTCCTCAGGAGGCAGAATGGACGCACCTGCTTCAGGGTCTGCCTGTAGTAGCCTGAACAAGCAGGAGCCTGGGGGTAGCCATGGGTCTGAGacagaagacacagggagaagccTTCCCAGCAAGAAAGAACGATCTGGGAAGTCCCACcggcacaaaaagaaaaagaagcacaaAAAATCCAGCAAACACAAACGTAAACACAAGGGTGACACAGAAGAGAAAAGCTCTAAGGCAGAGTTGGGGGAGAAGTCTAAGAAGCGCAAGAAACGAAAACGAAAGAAGAATAAGTCATCAGCCCCAGCAGATTCTGAACGAGGACCCAAACCAGAACCCCCTGGGAGTGGCAGTCCTGCACCTCCAAGAAGGCGGCGACGAGCTCAAGATGACTCCCAGCGGAGATCCCTCCCAGCTGAAGAGGGGAGCAGTGGCAAAAAGGAGGAAGGTGGGGGTGGTAGCAGCTCCCAAGACCATAGTGGGAGGAAACACAAAGGTGAACTTCCGCCTTCATCCTGCCAGCGAAGAGCAGGCACCAAACGGAGCAGCCGGTCTAGCCATCGGAGCCAACCCAGTAGTGGAGATGAGGATAGTGATGATGCTTCCTCACACCGACTGCACCAGAAGTCTCCATCCCAGTACagtgaggaagaagaagaagattcaGGCAGTGAGCATTCCCGCAGCCGCTCAAGGTCAGGCCGGCGCCATTCCTCACATCGTTCTTCCCGGCGTTCTTACTCAAGTAGCTCAGATGCCTCTTCAGACCAGAGCTGCTATAGTAGACAGCACAGTTACTCAGATGACAGCTACAGTGACTACAGCGACAGATCACGAAGGCACTCCAAGCGCTCCCACGACTCGGATGACTCAGACTATGCCAGCTCCAAACATCGATCAAAACGGCACAAATACTCATCTTCTGACGATGACTATAGCCTCAGTTGCAGCCAGTCCCGAAGCCGATCTCGGAGTCATACCAGAGAGCGCTCAAGATCCCGGGGCCGCAGCCGAAGCAGCAGTTGTAGTCGTAGTCGGAGCAAGCGGAGAAGCCGTAGCACCACAGCCCACAGCTGGCAACGGAGCCGGAGCTATAGCCGGGACCGCAGTCGCAGCACCAGGAGCCCTTCCCAAAGATCAGGCTCCAGGAAGGGATCATGGGGTCATGAGAGCCCTGAGGAGAGGCATTCTGGGCGTCGGGACTTCATTCGTTCTAAGATCTACCGCTCCCAGTCCCCCCACTATTTCCGATCAGGCCGGGGAGAAGGTCCTGGGAAGAAAGATGATGGCAGAGGAGATGACAGTAAAGCAACAGGTCCACCTTCCCAGAACAGCAACATTGGCACAGGAAGAGGGTCAGAAAGTGACTGCAGTCCTGAAGACAAGAACTCTGTTACTGCCAAACTGCTACTGGAGAAGATTCAGTCAAGGAAAGTGGAGAGGAAACCTAGTGTGAGTGAGGAGGTGCAGGCCACCCCTAATAAAGCTGGGCCCAAGCTCAAGGACCCCCCACAAGGTTACTTTGGGCCCAAGCTCCCCCCATCTCTTGGCAATAAGCCTGTCCTTCCACTGATAGGGAAGCTCCCAGCTACCCGAAAGCCCAATAAGAAATGCGAAGAGTCTGGCTTGGAAAGGGGGGAAGAGCAAGAACAGTCAGAGACAGAAGAGGGGCCCTCAGGGAGTAGTGATGCCCTATTTGGGCATCAGTTCCCTTCAGAGGAAACAACTGGCCCCTTATTAGACCCACCCCCAGAAGAGCCAAAGTCTGAAGAAGCTACTGCTGATCACCCTGTGGCTCCACTAGGCACCCCAGCACACACTGACTGCTACCCTGGGGACCCAACCATCTCCCATAACTACCTCCCCGACCCCAGTGATGGGGACACCCTGGAGTCCCTGGATAGCAGCAGTCAACCAGGCCCTGTGGAATCCAGCTTGCTGCCGATAGCACCAGACCTTGAGCATTTCCCCAGTTATGCACCTCCCAGTGGGGATCCTAGTATTGAGTCAACAGATGGGGCTGAGGATGCTTCACTGGCCCCCCTGGAGAGCCAGCCCATCACCTTCACCCCTGAGGAGATGGAGAAGTACAGCAAGCTCCAGCAGGCTGCTCAGCAACACATCCAGCAGCAGCTTCTGGCCAAGCAAGTAAAGGCCTTTCCAGCCTCAGCTGCCCTGGCCCCAGCCACACCAGCCCTGCAACCTATCCACATTCAGCAGCCAGCTACAGCCTCTGCCACCTCCATCACAACTGTTCAGCATGCCATCCTACAACATCATGCTGCCGCAGCTGCTGCCGCCATTGGCattcacccccacccccatccccaaccaCTTGCCCAGGTGCATCATATTCCCCAGCCCCATCTGACCCCCATTTCCTTGTCCCACCTCACTCACTCAATCATCCCTGGCCACCCTGCCACCTTTCTCGCTAGCCATCCCATCCACATCATTCCCGCCTCAGCCATCCATCCTGGGCCTTTCACCTTTCATCCCGTCCCACATGCTGCCCTCTACCCCACCCTACTTGCCCCACGGCCTGCTGCAGCAgctgccactgccctccacctTCACCCACTACTTCACCCCATCTTCTCAGGTCAGGACCTGCAACATCCTCCCAGCCATGGCACATGA